One Pseudomonas sp. FP1742 genomic window carries:
- the ispD gene encoding 2-C-methyl-D-erythritol 4-phosphate cytidylyltransferase produces MNELLPAFWAVIPAAGVGARMAADRPKQYLQLGGRTILEHSLGCFLDHPALKGLVVSLAIDDPYWPNLACAADPRIQRVEGGAERSGSVLNALLHLHAQGADDEDWVLVHDAARPNLARDDLDKLLSELADDPVGGLLAVPARDTLKRVDKHGRVLETVDRSVIWQAYTPQMFRLGALHRALADSLVADAVITDEASAMEWAGMAPRLIEGRSDNIKVTRPEDLEWLRQRWANRC; encoded by the coding sequence ATGAATGAGTTGTTACCGGCCTTCTGGGCCGTGATTCCTGCCGCGGGCGTCGGTGCCCGTATGGCCGCGGACCGTCCCAAGCAATACTTGCAGCTGGGCGGGCGCACTATTCTCGAACACAGCCTCGGCTGTTTCCTCGATCATCCTGCCCTGAAGGGGTTGGTGGTCAGTCTTGCCATCGACGATCCTTACTGGCCGAACCTGGCCTGTGCTGCCGATCCGCGTATTCAGCGGGTTGAAGGTGGTGCCGAGCGTTCCGGGTCGGTGCTCAATGCCTTGCTGCATCTGCATGCCCAAGGTGCTGACGATGAGGATTGGGTGTTGGTTCACGATGCCGCGCGACCGAATCTGGCGCGCGATGATCTCGATAAATTGCTCAGTGAGCTGGCTGACGATCCGGTAGGCGGCCTGTTGGCGGTGCCTGCGCGCGACACCCTCAAACGGGTCGACAAGCATGGGCGAGTGCTGGAAACCGTGGATCGCAGTGTGATCTGGCAGGCGTATACGCCGCAGATGTTCCGCCTTGGCGCGTTGCATCGGGCGTTGGCGGACAGTCTGGTGGCCGATGCGGTGATTACCGACGAAGCTTCGGCGATGGAATGGGCAGGCATGGCGCCACGCCTGATAGAAGGTCGATCCGATAACATCAAAGTCACTCGCCCCGAAGACCTGGAGTGGTTACGCCAGCGTTGGGCTAACCGCTGCTAA
- the tilS gene encoding tRNA lysidine(34) synthetase TilS, whose protein sequence is MSQPAIDLSARLLRTLTPWRTATTWRIAFSGGLDSTVLLHLLAHLAKKQSLPALTAIHVHHGLQAVADAWPEHCQSVCDALGVPLEVVRVQVEPGASLERAARDARYSAFIAATQAGEVLLTAQHRDDQAETLLFRLLRGAGVRGLSGMPSERPLGRGHLLRPLLDVTRAELEAYATEYQLSWIEDPSNQDRQFSRNYLRHRVFPVLTARWPQAVATMARSAAHLSEAQGLLDDLAQIDLARASTPSDFDWLGLRSLELAPLQSLSDARQRNALSHWLKPLTSLPDSDHWSGWENLRDATGDARPVWRLAAGEMHRAGGRLWWLSGGWLRGSPPPVSWADPSVSQALPGNGVLSLTGQIPDGPLQIRYREGGEVMNLSGRGHRDLKRLLNESGLPNFARGRLPLVYRDEQLLAVANLRGLNGSTHGGWYLHWQPPIEDQGLS, encoded by the coding sequence ATGAGTCAGCCTGCGATTGATCTGTCTGCCAGACTCCTGCGCACCCTCACGCCTTGGCGCACCGCCACAACCTGGCGCATCGCCTTCTCCGGTGGTCTCGATTCCACCGTCCTGCTGCACCTTCTCGCGCACCTCGCAAAAAAACAATCCCTGCCGGCGCTGACCGCCATCCATGTCCACCACGGCCTCCAGGCTGTGGCTGATGCGTGGCCGGAACATTGTCAGTCGGTCTGTGATGCGCTGGGAGTGCCGCTGGAGGTTGTGCGCGTTCAGGTTGAACCCGGCGCCAGCCTTGAGCGTGCGGCGCGGGATGCGCGTTATAGCGCCTTCATCGCGGCGACTCAGGCCGGTGAAGTGCTGCTCACTGCCCAGCACCGTGACGATCAGGCCGAGACCCTGTTGTTTCGGCTGCTGCGTGGGGCGGGGGTGAGGGGCTTGTCGGGGATGCCGAGCGAGCGTCCTTTGGGGCGGGGGCATCTGCTGCGACCGTTGCTTGATGTCACTCGCGCCGAGCTTGAGGCCTACGCCACTGAATATCAGTTGAGCTGGATCGAGGATCCGTCGAATCAGGACCGGCAGTTCTCGCGCAATTACCTGCGTCATCGGGTGTTTCCGGTATTGACCGCGCGCTGGCCGCAAGCGGTGGCGACCATGGCTCGCAGTGCTGCGCATCTGAGTGAAGCGCAGGGGTTGCTCGACGACCTGGCGCAAATTGATCTGGCCCGGGCCAGCACGCCCAGTGATTTCGATTGGCTGGGTCTGCGGTCGCTGGAGCTGGCGCCGCTGCAATCCCTGTCCGACGCTCGTCAACGCAACGCGTTAAGTCATTGGCTCAAACCGCTGACATCTTTGCCAGACAGTGACCACTGGTCGGGTTGGGAGAATTTGCGCGATGCGACCGGCGATGCGCGTCCGGTCTGGCGGCTGGCGGCGGGCGAAATGCATCGGGCCGGTGGGCGTCTGTGGTGGTTGTCGGGTGGCTGGTTGCGCGGTTCGCCACCCCCGGTGTCCTGGGCTGATCCCTCGGTATCACAGGCGTTGCCGGGTAATGGTGTGCTTTCGCTCACCGGTCAGATCCCCGATGGCCCGTTGCAGATCCGCTATCGTGAGGGCGGCGAGGTCATGAATCTGTCTGGTCGTGGTCACCGTGACTTGAAGCGTTTGCTTAACGAAAGCGGTCTGCCGAACTTCGCCCGTGGCAGATTGCCGCTGGTCTACAGGGACGAGCAATTGCTGGCGGTGGCGAACCTGCGGGGGCTAAATGGCAGTACGCACGGCGGCTGGTATTTGCATTGGCAGCCGCCGATCGAAGATCAAGGTTTGAGCTGA
- the kdsA gene encoding 3-deoxy-8-phosphooctulonate synthase, protein MTQKIIRVGDIEIANDKPMVLFGGMNVLESRDMAMQVCEEYVKVTEKLGIPYVFKASFDKANRSSVTSYRGPGLEEGMRIFQDIKQAFGVPIITDVHEPDQAAVVAEVCDIIQLPAFLSRQTDLVVAMAKTGAVINIKKAQFLAPQEMKHILNKCVEAGNDQLILCERGSSFGYNNLVVDMLGFGIMKQFEYPVFFDVTHALQMPGGRSDSAGGRRAQVTDLAKAGMSQSLAGLFLEAHPDPDNAKCDGPCALRLDRLEPFLAQLKALDELVKSFPTVETA, encoded by the coding sequence ATGACGCAGAAGATCATCCGCGTAGGCGATATCGAGATTGCCAACGACAAGCCAATGGTGCTGTTCGGTGGCATGAACGTGCTGGAAAGCCGCGACATGGCGATGCAGGTCTGCGAAGAGTACGTAAAGGTCACCGAGAAACTCGGTATTCCTTACGTGTTCAAGGCCAGTTTCGACAAGGCGAACCGTTCTTCTGTGACCTCTTACCGTGGCCCTGGCCTGGAAGAGGGCATGCGGATTTTCCAGGACATCAAGCAAGCCTTCGGCGTGCCGATCATTACCGATGTCCACGAGCCTGACCAGGCCGCGGTCGTCGCTGAAGTCTGCGACATCATCCAGTTGCCGGCCTTCCTGTCGCGCCAGACCGACCTTGTGGTCGCGATGGCCAAGACCGGCGCGGTGATCAACATCAAGAAAGCCCAGTTCCTCGCGCCTCAGGAAATGAAACACATCCTGAACAAATGCGTGGAAGCCGGTAACGATCAGTTGATTCTCTGCGAACGTGGTTCGAGCTTCGGCTACAACAACCTGGTGGTCGACATGCTCGGCTTCGGCATCATGAAGCAGTTCGAATACCCGGTGTTCTTCGACGTGACCCACGCGCTGCAAATGCCTGGCGGTCGTTCCGATTCCGCTGGCGGTCGTCGTGCCCAGGTCACTGACCTGGCCAAGGCCGGCATGAGCCAGTCGCTGGCCGGGCTGTTCCTCGAAGCCCACCCGGACCCGGACAACGCCAAATGCGACGGCCCTTGCGCCCTGCGTCTGGACAGACTGGAGCCCTTCCTGGCCCAGCTCAAAGCACTGGACGAACTGGTGAAGAGTTTTCCGACGGTAGAAACCGCGTAA
- the eno gene encoding phosphopyruvate hydratase, which translates to MAKIVDIKGREVLDSRGNPTVEADVLLDNGIIGSACAPSGASTGSREALELRDGDKSRYLGKGVLKAVANINGPIRDLLLGTDPSDQKALDHAMIKLDGTENKATLGANAILAVSLAAAKAAAQDQDLPLYAHIANLNGTPGVYSMPVPMMNIINGGEHADNNVDIQEFMVQPVGAKSFSEGLRMGTEIFHHLKAVLKARGLSTAVGDEGGFAPNLASNEDALKVISEAVANAGYKLGTDVTLALDCAASEFYEDGKYNLSGEGQVFTAEGFADYLKGLTERYPIISIEDGLDESDWAGWKILTDKIGEKTQLVGDDLFVTNTKILKEGIDKKIANSILIKFNQIGTLTETLEAIQMAKAAGYTAVISHRSGETEDSTIADLAVGTSAGQIKTGSLCRSDRVSKYNQLLRIEEQLNGKAKYNGRSEFRG; encoded by the coding sequence ATGGCAAAAATCGTCGACATCAAAGGTCGTGAAGTTCTCGACTCCCGTGGCAATCCCACTGTGGAAGCAGACGTGCTTCTCGATAACGGCATCATCGGCAGCGCTTGCGCGCCATCCGGTGCTTCCACTGGCTCGCGTGAAGCACTCGAGCTGCGTGATGGCGACAAGAGCCGTTACCTGGGTAAAGGCGTGCTCAAGGCCGTAGCCAACATCAACGGTCCGATCCGTGACCTGTTGCTGGGCACAGACCCAAGCGACCAGAAAGCGCTGGATCACGCGATGATCAAGCTCGATGGCACTGAAAACAAAGCGACCCTGGGCGCCAACGCGATCCTCGCCGTTTCCCTGGCCGCGGCCAAGGCCGCAGCACAGGACCAGGACCTGCCGCTGTACGCTCACATCGCCAACCTGAACGGCACCCCGGGTGTTTACTCGATGCCGGTTCCGATGATGAACATCATCAACGGTGGCGAGCATGCCGATAACAACGTCGACATCCAGGAATTCATGGTTCAGCCGGTTGGCGCCAAGTCTTTCTCGGAAGGTCTGCGCATGGGCACCGAGATTTTCCATCACCTCAAAGCCGTCCTGAAGGCCCGTGGCCTGAGCACCGCGGTCGGTGACGAAGGTGGTTTCGCACCGAACCTGGCTTCCAACGAAGACGCTTTGAAAGTGATCTCCGAAGCCGTGGCCAACGCCGGTTACAAGCTGGGCACCGACGTGACCCTGGCCCTGGACTGCGCGGCGAGCGAATTCTACGAAGACGGCAAGTACAACCTGTCCGGCGAAGGCCAGGTGTTCACCGCTGAAGGTTTCGCCGACTACCTGAAAGGTCTGACCGAGCGTTACCCGATCATCTCCATCGAAGACGGTCTGGACGAGTCCGACTGGGCTGGCTGGAAAATCCTCACCGACAAGATCGGCGAGAAGACTCAGCTGGTAGGCGACGACCTGTTCGTGACCAACACCAAGATCCTGAAAGAAGGCATCGACAAAAAGATCGCCAACTCGATCCTGATCAAGTTCAACCAGATCGGCACCCTGACCGAAACCCTGGAAGCCATCCAGATGGCCAAGGCCGCTGGTTACACTGCCGTGATCTCGCACCGCTCCGGCGAAACCGAAGATTCGACCATTGCCGACCTGGCCGTGGGCACCTCGGCTGGCCAGATCAAAACCGGTTCGCTGTGCCGTTCCGACCGCGTTTCCAAGTACAACCAACTGCTGCGTATCGAAGAGCAGTTGAATGGCAAAGCCAAGTACAACGGCCGTAGCGAATTCCGCGGCTGA
- a CDS encoding LysR substrate-binding domain-containing protein, which produces MSENRWEGIDEFVAVAECSQFTAAAERLGVSSSHISRQIVRLEERLQTRLLYRSTRRVTLTEAGQTFLQHCQRLQDGREEALRAVGDLTSEPKGMLRMTCAVAYGERFIVPLVTRFMGMYPQLRVDIELSNRPLDLVHEGLDLAIRLGRLQDSRLVATRLAPRRMYLCASPSYLERYGRPHSLSELSRHNCLIGSSDIWQLEQNGREFSQRVQGNWRCNSGQAVLDAALQGVGLCQLPDYYVLEHLKNGDLISLLEAHQPPNTAVWALYPQQRHLSPKVRKLVDYLKEGLAERPEYRS; this is translated from the coding sequence ATGTCCGAAAACCGCTGGGAAGGCATCGACGAGTTCGTCGCCGTGGCCGAGTGCAGCCAATTCACCGCCGCGGCTGAACGCCTTGGGGTGTCTTCCTCCCACATCAGTCGCCAAATCGTACGACTGGAAGAGCGCCTGCAGACCCGCTTGCTCTATCGCAGCACCCGCCGGGTCACGCTGACCGAGGCCGGGCAAACCTTTCTGCAACATTGCCAGCGTTTGCAGGATGGCCGCGAAGAAGCATTGCGCGCGGTAGGCGACCTGACCAGCGAACCCAAGGGCATGCTGCGCATGACCTGCGCCGTGGCCTACGGCGAACGATTCATCGTGCCGCTGGTGACTCGCTTCATGGGCATGTATCCGCAACTGCGTGTCGATATCGAACTGAGCAATCGCCCGCTCGATCTGGTGCATGAAGGGCTGGACCTGGCCATCCGACTCGGCCGCCTACAGGATTCAAGATTGGTCGCGACTCGTTTGGCACCACGGCGCATGTACCTGTGCGCCTCACCGTCCTACCTGGAACGGTATGGTCGCCCACACAGTTTGTCGGAGCTGAGTCGTCATAACTGCCTCATCGGCAGCTCGGACATCTGGCAACTGGAGCAGAACGGGCGGGAATTTTCCCAGCGAGTACAGGGAAACTGGCGCTGCAACAGTGGGCAGGCGGTGCTGGATGCCGCGTTACAAGGGGTTGGACTGTGTCAGCTGCCGGACTACTACGTGCTGGAACACCTGAAAAACGGCGATTTGATTTCGCTGCTGGAAGCCCACCAACCGCCGAACACAGCGGTGTGGGCGCTTTATCCGCAGCAACGGCATCTGTCGCCGAAGGTGCGCAAGTTGGTGGATTATTTGAAGGAAGGGTTGGCCGAACGACCGGAGTACCGGAGTTAG
- the ftsB gene encoding cell division protein FtsB: MRSPNWLFLVLLLLLAGLQYRLWVGNGSLAQVAELKQQIADQHAENETLLERNRVMDAEVSELKKGMETVEERARHELGMVKDGETLYQLAQ, encoded by the coding sequence ATGCGCAGTCCCAATTGGTTGTTCCTCGTTTTGCTCTTGCTGCTGGCCGGCCTGCAGTACCGCCTGTGGGTGGGTAATGGCAGCCTGGCGCAAGTGGCCGAACTGAAGCAGCAGATTGCGGATCAGCACGCCGAGAACGAGACGTTGCTGGAGCGTAATCGGGTGATGGACGCTGAAGTCAGCGAATTGAAAAAGGGCATGGAGACCGTTGAAGAGCGGGCTCGCCATGAGTTGGGCATGGTCAAGGATGGTGAAACCCTTTACCAGTTGGCCCAATGA
- a CDS encoding CTP synthase — translation MTRYIFVTGGVVSSLGKGIASASLAAILEARGLKVTMLKLDPYINVDPGTMSPFQHGEVFVTHDGAETDLDLGHYERFIRTTMTQNNNFTTGRVYEHVLRKERRGDYLGATIQVIPHITDEIKRRIIKGAGDADVAMVEIGGTVGDIESQPFLEAIRQLRFEVGAKRAMLMHLTLVPYIATAGETKTKPTQHSVKELRSIGLQPDVLVCRSDHPIDISSRRKIAQFTNVEERAVIALEDADTIYKIPGILHSQGLDDFVVERFGLQCDSADLSEWEAVVDAKLNPEHEVTIAMVGKYMELLDAYKSLIEAMSHAGISNRTKVNLRYIDSEDIENQGTALLEGVDAILVPGGFGLRGVEGKITAVQYARENKVPYLGICLGMQVAVIEFARNVMGWKDANSTEFDRTSGHPVVGLITEWEDATGAVETRTEASDLGGTMRLGAQDCLLEPGSLVHDCYAKDVIVERHRHRYEVNNNLLPQIIEAGLKISGRSGDGALVEVVEAPDHPWFVACQFHPEFTSTPRDGHPLFSGFVKAALAQHQKKA, via the coding sequence ATGACGCGCTACATATTCGTCACGGGCGGTGTTGTTTCTTCATTGGGGAAAGGCATTGCCTCGGCTTCATTGGCGGCCATCCTGGAGGCGCGGGGACTTAAGGTCACCATGCTGAAGCTGGACCCGTACATCAACGTTGACCCGGGCACCATGAGCCCGTTCCAGCACGGTGAAGTGTTCGTCACCCACGACGGCGCCGAGACCGACCTGGACCTGGGCCACTACGAGCGGTTCATCCGCACGACCATGACCCAGAACAACAACTTCACCACCGGCCGTGTCTACGAACACGTCCTGCGCAAAGAGCGCCGTGGTGATTACCTGGGCGCAACCATCCAGGTGATCCCGCACATCACCGACGAAATCAAGCGCCGGATCATCAAGGGCGCCGGCGATGCCGACGTGGCCATGGTCGAAATCGGCGGCACCGTGGGTGACATCGAGTCGCAACCGTTCCTCGAAGCGATCCGTCAACTGCGTTTCGAAGTCGGCGCCAAGCGCGCGATGCTGATGCACCTGACACTGGTGCCGTACATCGCCACTGCCGGCGAAACCAAAACCAAGCCAACCCAGCACTCGGTCAAGGAACTGCGTTCCATCGGCCTGCAGCCAGACGTGCTGGTTTGCCGCTCCGATCACCCGATCGATATCTCTTCGCGTCGCAAGATCGCGCAGTTCACCAACGTTGAAGAACGTGCGGTGATTGCGCTGGAAGACGCCGATACCATCTACAAGATCCCGGGCATTCTGCACTCCCAGGGCCTGGATGATTTCGTCGTCGAGCGTTTCGGCCTGCAATGCGACAGCGCCGATCTGTCCGAGTGGGAAGCCGTGGTCGACGCCAAGCTGAACCCGGAACACGAAGTCACCATCGCCATGGTCGGCAAGTACATGGAACTGCTGGACGCCTACAAGTCGCTGATCGAAGCCATGAGTCACGCCGGCATCAGCAACCGTACCAAGGTCAACCTGCGCTACATCGATTCCGAAGACATCGAAAACCAGGGCACCGCGCTGCTGGAAGGCGTCGACGCGATTCTGGTGCCGGGCGGCTTCGGTCTGCGTGGCGTGGAAGGCAAGATCACTGCCGTTCAATACGCTCGCGAAAACAAGGTTCCATACCTGGGTATCTGCCTGGGCATGCAAGTGGCCGTTATCGAGTTCGCTCGTAACGTCATGGGCTGGAAAGATGCCAACTCCACTGAGTTCGATCGCACCAGCGGTCACCCGGTGGTCGGTCTGATCACCGAGTGGGAAGATGCCACCGGCGCCGTCGAAACCCGTACCGAAGCGTCCGATCTGGGCGGCACCATGCGTCTTGGCGCTCAGGACTGTCTGCTTGAGCCAGGTTCCCTGGTGCACGATTGCTACGCCAAGGATGTGATCGTCGAGCGTCACCGTCATCGCTACGAAGTGAACAACAACCTGCTGCCGCAAATCATCGAGGCCGGCCTGAAAATCTCCGGTCGCTCCGGTGATGGCGCGCTGGTTGAAGTGGTTGAAGCACCGGATCACCCATGGTTCGTCGCTTGCCAGTTCCACCCAGAGTTCACCTCGACGCCACGCGACGGTCACCCGTTGTTCAGCGGTTTCGTTAAAGCCGCTTTGGCTCAACACCAGAAGAAGGCGTAA